In Sporosarcina psychrophila, a genomic segment contains:
- a CDS encoding LacI family DNA-binding transcriptional regulator encodes MPTIQEVAEQAGVSVATVSRVINNPSIVTEKTRLKVQNIITKLNYEPSVLGRNLRTSESRLLLALIPSISNPFYTEIINGIEDIAIKQGYNILLCATDSSPNREDIYFNLLKSRLADGIISMDPTVNKAKLLELASKYPVVQCSEYDEDGSISYVTINNELAAYHAVRYLIKIGHKKIALINSHKKYLYARERRQGFEKALKEFDLPINPDWIYNTDSLGFEQGQLAMRHLLTVTERPTAVFAVSDILAIGALKEINTNGFHVPNDIALIGFDKISFSNMTHPTLTTISQPGYKMGSTSATMLIDKIKGKEVKSVVLDHELVIREST; translated from the coding sequence ATGCCAACAATCCAAGAAGTAGCTGAGCAAGCTGGCGTTTCTGTTGCAACTGTTTCAAGAGTAATAAATAACCCTAGTATTGTTACTGAAAAGACTAGATTAAAGGTTCAAAATATTATAACTAAACTGAATTATGAACCTAGTGTACTTGGACGGAACCTACGAACATCCGAAAGTAGATTACTTCTTGCACTCATCCCAAGCATTTCAAATCCATTTTACACGGAGATTATAAATGGGATTGAAGATATTGCAATTAAACAAGGCTATAATATTCTTCTTTGCGCAACTGATTCCAGTCCAAATAGAGAAGATATTTACTTTAATCTACTTAAAAGTAGATTAGCTGACGGAATCATTTCAATGGATCCGACCGTTAATAAAGCTAAATTGCTTGAACTTGCTAGTAAATACCCCGTCGTCCAATGTAGTGAATATGATGAAGATGGCAGTATTTCATATGTGACGATTAATAATGAATTAGCCGCTTATCACGCAGTAAGATATTTAATTAAAATTGGGCATAAAAAAATCGCTCTCATCAATTCACATAAGAAGTATTTATATGCACGTGAACGCCGGCAAGGATTTGAGAAAGCTTTAAAGGAATTCGACTTGCCGATTAACCCAGATTGGATTTATAATACGGATAGTCTGGGATTTGAACAAGGACAGCTAGCAATGCGTCATCTTTTAACTGTAACCGAGAGACCAACCGCTGTCTTTGCCGTATCTGATATACTTGCTATCGGTGCTCTAAAGGAAATAAATACAAATGGATTTCATGTTCCAAATGATATTGCTCTCATTGGGTTTGATAAAATTAGTTTCTCTAACATGACCCATCCAACATTAACTACGATTTCACAACCAGGATATAAAATGGGGTCTACATCAGCGACTATGCTTATTGATAAAATTAAAGGTAAAGAAGTAAAAAGTGTTGTCTTAGATCACGAATTGGTTATTCGCGAATCAACATAA
- a CDS encoding Gfo/Idh/MocA family protein has product MTKVIKIGIIGSGGIAVSHAKAYLDMDDVQIVGVADVVPGKAQEFINELEIVSAQAFEDHKQMLDMDIDGVSICTPNFAHHMTSIDALHAGKNVLVEKPLSVTLDQGIEMVQVAKKTGKMLTVGFQPRYDPNMQTVTNIVKSGKLGDVYYVEVGGGRRRGMPGGTFINKALAGVGAMADIGTYSLDLALNALGHPKPLTVSAYTSNHFGTNPMYHPQADKFEVEDFGVAMIRLEGGIILNFKISWAMHMDTLGPTIFLGKDAGLKLTPAGSGPWSGVWDGGLGSINMFHDIDGHHTETAIPVQSHDINIFDAKIRDFVVALKEDKPAPIPGEEILYNQAILDGIFRSSEIGKEVEIHIPEF; this is encoded by the coding sequence ATGACTAAAGTTATTAAAATCGGAATTATTGGTAGTGGTGGAATTGCAGTTAGTCATGCGAAGGCTTATCTAGATATGGATGATGTTCAGATTGTCGGAGTAGCAGATGTTGTACCAGGAAAAGCACAGGAATTCATTAATGAATTAGAAATCGTGAGTGCTCAGGCATTTGAAGACCATAAACAAATGCTCGATATGGATATAGATGGCGTTAGTATTTGTACACCAAATTTTGCTCATCATATGACAAGTATTGATGCATTACATGCGGGGAAAAATGTACTTGTTGAAAAGCCTTTATCAGTTACCCTTGATCAAGGAATAGAAATGGTTCAAGTAGCGAAAAAGACTGGGAAAATGCTCACTGTTGGTTTTCAACCCCGATATGATCCAAACATGCAAACAGTAACAAATATTGTTAAGTCGGGGAAACTTGGAGATGTCTACTATGTAGAAGTAGGGGGTGGCCGTCGCCGTGGCATGCCAGGTGGTACGTTTATCAATAAAGCATTGGCAGGTGTAGGAGCTATGGCTGATATTGGAACTTATTCTCTTGATTTAGCACTAAATGCATTAGGTCATCCGAAACCATTAACAGTCTCTGCCTATACATCAAATCATTTTGGAACAAATCCTATGTATCATCCGCAAGCAGATAAGTTTGAGGTAGAAGATTTTGGTGTTGCCATGATTCGTTTAGAAGGTGGGATAATTCTTAACTTTAAAATATCTTGGGCAATGCATATGGATACACTTGGACCAACAATTTTCCTAGGGAAAGATGCAGGGTTAAAGTTAACGCCGGCTGGCAGTGGGCCATGGAGTGGGGTGTGGGATGGAGGACTTGGATCAATTAATATGTTCCATGATATAGATGGCCATCATACAGAAACAGCGATTCCTGTACAATCACATGACATCAATATTTTCGATGCGAAAATTCGTGATTTTGTTGTTGCATTAAAAGAAGATAAACCTGCACCAATTCCAGGTGAAGAAATCCTATACAACCAGGCAATCCTCGATGGTATATTCAGGTCTTCAGAAATAGGGAAAGAAGTAGAAATTCATATTCCTGAATTTTAA
- a CDS encoding sugar phosphate isomerase/epimerase family protein, translated as MKLGIFTVLFSEKTFEEMLDHVQSAGLQAVEIGTGGYPGNAHCNLDELLASEEKRKDYLDQVHSRGLTISAFSCHGNPISPEVEFAKSSDDTLRKTIKLANLLDVPVVNAFSGTPGDHEEAKYPNWPVTPWPTEYSDIVTWQWEEKLVPYWKEIGQLAEESNVLIGLELHGGFLVHTPHTMLKLRELTSPAIGANLDPSHLWWQGIDPVAAIKILGNENAIHHFHAKDTFIDRGNVNMYGLTDMQPYGDVKTRSWTFRSVGCGHSIQEWSDMMSALRTYGYDYVVSIEHEDPLMSIDEGFLRAVKNLKSVLIEDQPTDVWWA; from the coding sequence ATGAAACTAGGCATATTTACAGTGCTATTTTCAGAGAAGACATTCGAAGAAATGCTAGATCATGTCCAATCAGCTGGATTGCAAGCAGTAGAGATTGGTACAGGGGGATATCCTGGGAATGCCCATTGTAATTTGGATGAACTACTTGCAAGTGAGGAAAAAAGAAAAGACTATCTTGATCAAGTTCATTCACGTGGTTTAACGATTAGCGCATTTAGTTGCCATGGTAATCCAATTTCTCCGGAAGTAGAGTTTGCAAAGTCTTCTGATGATACACTAAGAAAGACAATAAAACTTGCAAATTTACTAGATGTACCTGTTGTTAATGCATTTTCAGGAACACCTGGTGACCATGAAGAAGCAAAATATCCAAATTGGCCTGTAACCCCATGGCCAACAGAATATAGTGATATAGTAACATGGCAATGGGAAGAAAAACTGGTTCCCTATTGGAAAGAAATCGGACAACTTGCAGAGGAAAGTAATGTTTTGATTGGTCTAGAACTACATGGTGGATTTTTAGTTCATACACCACACACAATGTTAAAGTTAAGAGAATTAACTTCTCCTGCTATTGGTGCAAACTTGGATCCGAGTCATTTATGGTGGCAGGGGATAGATCCGGTCGCAGCGATTAAGATCTTAGGTAATGAAAATGCAATTCATCATTTTCATGCCAAAGATACATTTATTGACAGGGGGAATGTGAACATGTATGGCTTAACAGATATGCAGCCATACGGGGATGTGAAAACACGTTCATGGACATTCCGTTCTGTCGGTTGTGGGCATAGTATCCAAGAATGGTCAGATATGATGAGTGCTTTACGCACATATGGCTATGATTATGTTGTGAGTATTGAACATGAGGATCCATTAATGTCGATTGATGAAGGTTTTTTACGCGCAGTGAAGAACTTGAAGTCAGTATTAATAGAGGATCAGCCTACGGATGTGTGGTGGGCATAA
- a CDS encoding DDE-type integrase/transposase/recombinase has translation MNTKSKIRAVKSEKVEKIKCPGFIPSNLLERHFDATLPNLKWVTDMSDPVVNHVKFYFSAILDLYNREIIAFVISDSPNLILFEDTLNAAIEARGLADLKNIIIHSDQGSVYRSFNHHQLSKKLGFVSSMSRKANCRYNAVVERFFSHLKTEFPHLFPVDSAEQVMGDLPVHQLL, from the coding sequence ATGAATACTAAATCTAAAATTCGGGCTGTGAAATCTGAAAAAGTGGAAAAAATCAAATGCCCGGGCTTCATACCTTCAAATCTTCTTGAGCGTCATTTTGACGCCACGCTACCGAATCTTAAGTGGGTAACGGATATGTCTGACCCTGTCGTTAATCATGTGAAGTTCTATTTCTCAGCCATATTGGATCTATACAACCGTGAAATCATTGCCTTCGTTATCAGTGATAGCCCAAATCTAATACTGTTCGAAGATACACTTAATGCGGCGATTGAAGCTAGAGGTTTAGCTGATTTGAAAAACATCATTATCCATTCCGATCAAGGAAGTGTCTATCGTTCTTTCAATCATCACCAATTATCGAAGAAACTTGGCTTCGTCTCAAGTATGTCACGGAAGGCGAACTGTCGTTACAACGCTGTTGTTGAGAGGTTTTTCTCTCATCTCAAGACAGAATTTCCGCATTTATTCCCTGTCGATTCGGCCGAACAGGTGATGGGGGATTTACCAGTTCATCAACTACTTTAA
- a CDS encoding MATE family efflux transporter — protein MAAITAKKGIGDKLNLFQLTWPIFLEVFLFMLMGIADTFMLSALSDDAVSGVGAANQYVHIAILILEVVGNGAAIVVSQYLGSKRYREASKISALAVTLNLIMGLLMSGMFIVFSKNIMVAMNLQGDVLDHASKYIIIVGGAIFLQAIINSLSAIIRVHGFTKQTMYVSLGMNIFHVVGNYLLIFGNFGFPELGVQGAAISSVVSRLLALIVFFWLLYRVMEYRVEFRYYITLSKEYIRKILQIGIPSAFEQIMYQGCQIVFLYYVTYLGTESLAARQYAVNISMFTYLFAIAIGMGTAIIVGRFVGGNQKEDAYTSVWFSVKWALLFTICMVVLVMIFRYPLLGLFTDNKEIIEIGASVLLLSFLLETGRTLNIVIISSLRAAGDAKYPVLIGAFSMVAVSLPLGYLLVFQLDLGLVGIWLAIAVDEWIRAIIMYFRWKSRKWERYALVTPEKDTI, from the coding sequence ATGGCAGCAATCACGGCTAAAAAAGGTATCGGCGACAAGCTGAATTTATTTCAGTTGACGTGGCCGATTTTTTTAGAAGTTTTTCTTTTTATGTTAATGGGTATTGCAGATACATTCATGTTAAGTGCATTGTCAGATGATGCGGTGTCAGGTGTTGGTGCGGCAAATCAATATGTTCACATTGCCATACTTATCCTTGAGGTTGTTGGGAACGGAGCGGCGATTGTCGTATCACAATATCTCGGTTCGAAAAGATATAGGGAAGCATCCAAAATTTCAGCATTAGCCGTAACATTGAATCTAATCATGGGCCTCCTGATGAGTGGCATGTTCATTGTATTTTCAAAAAATATAATGGTGGCAATGAATTTACAAGGTGACGTGCTCGACCATGCATCTAAGTATATAATCATTGTTGGGGGAGCTATCTTCCTTCAAGCGATCATCAATTCATTGTCGGCCATTATTCGCGTGCATGGCTTTACGAAACAAACGATGTATGTTTCATTAGGCATGAACATTTTTCACGTAGTAGGTAACTATTTGCTGATTTTCGGGAACTTTGGTTTTCCAGAATTGGGCGTGCAAGGTGCAGCGATTTCTTCCGTTGTCAGTCGTTTACTTGCGCTGATTGTATTCTTTTGGTTGCTCTATCGCGTGATGGAATATCGTGTAGAGTTTCGTTACTACATCACATTGTCAAAAGAATACATTAGGAAAATATTGCAGATTGGTATTCCATCTGCGTTTGAACAAATCATGTATCAAGGGTGCCAAATTGTGTTTTTGTATTACGTGACCTATTTAGGGACGGAATCGTTAGCGGCTAGGCAGTATGCGGTGAATATATCGATGTTTACGTATTTATTCGCAATTGCAATAGGGATGGGAACTGCGATTATCGTTGGTCGGTTTGTTGGTGGAAATCAAAAAGAGGATGCCTATACGAGCGTGTGGTTCAGTGTGAAATGGGCACTATTATTCACGATTTGCATGGTTGTACTTGTTATGATCTTCCGCTATCCATTACTAGGACTGTTTACGGACAATAAAGAGATTATTGAAATAGGGGCATCTGTTTTATTATTAAGTTTTTTGCTCGAGACAGGACGGACGCTAAATATTGTGATCATCTCTTCGTTACGTGCGGCTGGAGATGCAAAGTATCCGGTACTCATTGGGGCTTTTTCTATGGTAGCGGTAAGTTTGCCGTTAGGTTACTTGCTAGTGTTCCAATTAGATTTGGGCCTCGTCGGTATCTGGTTGGCGATTGCGGTTGATGAATGGATACGCGCCATCATCATGTACTTCCGATGGAAAAGTAGAAAATGGGAAAGATATGCTCTTGTGACGCCTGAAAAGGATACTATATAG
- a CDS encoding YesL family protein, translating to MGTLYNASEWIIRYLIVNLLWFIFNIPIVFLLINLLIVKNTNEIIAICLVIFAVFPFLFFPATIGMFAVVRKWLMNERDIPITRSFLKYYKENYIRSMTGGIIIGGMWLIFAVDYYYFTVQVSESFKYLFIFLFIFLLAFTLHFMSTTVHFESKLFKSLKNSLFITIGSPLLSLGLGIVSGLIVYVSFNYLTFIIPLFMGSLLALLAFSIFYKVYLTIESK from the coding sequence ATGGGAACGTTATATAATGCTTCGGAGTGGATAATACGGTATTTAATTGTTAACCTTTTATGGTTTATATTTAACATCCCGATAGTATTCTTACTTATCAACTTACTAATAGTGAAGAATACAAATGAAATCATCGCAATTTGTTTAGTTATTTTTGCTGTATTCCCATTTCTTTTTTTTCCAGCAACCATTGGGATGTTTGCTGTAGTAAGAAAGTGGCTTATGAATGAGAGAGATATCCCCATTACTCGTTCTTTTTTGAAATATTATAAAGAGAATTATATAAGGAGTATGACGGGCGGCATAATAATAGGAGGAATGTGGTTAATATTTGCAGTTGATTATTATTATTTCACCGTACAGGTTAGCGAATCGTTCAAATATCTTTTTATCTTTTTGTTTATATTCTTACTTGCTTTTACGCTTCATTTTATGTCTACTACCGTTCATTTTGAATCGAAGTTATTCAAATCACTAAAAAATTCTTTGTTCATTACAATTGGAAGTCCTCTTTTAAGCCTTGGTTTGGGAATAGTTTCGGGCCTAATTGTATATGTTAGCTTTAATTATCTAACATTCATAATTCCATTATTTATGGGATCATTACTTGCTTTATTGGCTTTCTCGATATTTTATAAAGTTTATTTAACAATAGAATCGAAATAA
- a CDS encoding ABC transporter substrate-binding protein, producing MFSVFGRRQIKGGFIGMRKKRKFLITSFVLIVAMLATIAGCSSDKKEGSSEDGVTTITFWHSMNAQTGDAVGKVIELFEEANPKIKVDAVYIANQGEGQNEKLLTSIAGGNPPDVAYFDRFEIASWAAQESLEDLSAFAEKDGITKDKYYPYTWEEASYEGKLYGIPTTTDARLVFYNKDQFAEVGLDPENPPATIAELEDAAQKLMIKDGKKIKRIGFIPWYGQGWFYGWGWAFGGEFYDPSTTNITANDPKNIEALQWMTDYAKKYNVEEIAGFTDSQGEGAMDPFLTGQLSMKVDGNWGVSAIEKFKPDLNYGVFPIPTPSGTDHKTWSGGWSVVMPKGAKEKDAAWEFIKYFGEEEGQKAFSEISRDFSVIESVNIDLGYAEDPIFKEFINILPESNSRPVMTQGTLYWNELAKAVENSTRNIGSPEKNLEDVNKKVKDALGK from the coding sequence TTGTTTTCAGTTTTTGGAAGAAGGCAAATCAAAGGGGGATTTATTGGGATGAGGAAAAAAAGAAAGTTCTTAATAACAAGCTTTGTATTGATAGTAGCTATGTTAGCAACTATCGCTGGATGTTCATCAGATAAAAAAGAAGGTTCCAGCGAGGATGGGGTAACTACTATTACATTTTGGCATTCCATGAACGCTCAAACTGGAGATGCAGTGGGAAAAGTTATTGAACTATTTGAAGAAGCAAACCCAAAGATTAAGGTGGACGCTGTGTATATAGCAAATCAAGGTGAGGGGCAGAATGAAAAATTATTAACATCAATTGCCGGGGGGAATCCACCAGATGTAGCTTATTTCGATAGATTTGAAATAGCATCTTGGGCTGCGCAGGAATCCCTTGAAGATTTATCAGCGTTTGCTGAAAAAGATGGCATTACTAAAGATAAATATTATCCTTATACATGGGAAGAAGCTTCTTATGAAGGAAAACTATATGGTATACCAACAACGACTGATGCGAGGTTAGTTTTTTATAATAAAGATCAATTTGCTGAAGTTGGTTTAGATCCGGAAAATCCGCCTGCAACAATAGCTGAACTAGAAGATGCAGCTCAAAAACTAATGATTAAAGATGGTAAAAAGATTAAGAGAATTGGTTTTATTCCTTGGTATGGGCAAGGTTGGTTCTATGGTTGGGGATGGGCTTTCGGTGGCGAATTTTATGATCCATCAACCACCAATATAACAGCGAACGATCCAAAGAATATAGAGGCACTTCAGTGGATGACTGACTATGCGAAAAAATATAATGTAGAAGAAATAGCTGGATTTACGGATTCGCAAGGTGAAGGGGCTATGGATCCTTTCCTTACTGGCCAGCTTAGTATGAAAGTTGATGGTAACTGGGGAGTTTCAGCTATTGAGAAGTTCAAACCTGATTTGAATTACGGAGTATTCCCTATACCTACTCCATCTGGAACTGACCATAAAACGTGGTCTGGTGGTTGGTCTGTTGTGATGCCTAAAGGTGCGAAAGAAAAAGATGCAGCATGGGAGTTCATTAAGTACTTCGGTGAAGAAGAAGGACAGAAAGCTTTTAGTGAAATTAGTAGGGACTTTTCAGTGATTGAATCTGTAAATATAGATCTTGGTTATGCAGAAGATCCGATATTTAAAGAATTCATTAATATCTTACCTGAATCTAATAGCCGCCCGGTAATGACTCAAGGGACACTTTATTGGAATGAATTGGCTAAGGCTGTTGAAAATTCAACGCGTAACATTGGATCTCCTGAAAAAAACTTAGAAGACGTTAATAAGAAGGTAAAAGATGCACTAGGAAAATAA
- a CDS encoding ABC transporter substrate-binding protein, translating to MLNVKSKFKITSIVFAIIISVVLVGCSSSPEDDNSGKKDTITFWHPYGSESGDAIAAVIEEFEKQHSTINVDAVYIANQGEGQNEKLLTAIAGGNPPDVAYFDRFEINSWASQGSLEDLTVLAEEAGITKDRYYPFAWEEASYDGKLYGIPTTTDARLVYYNKDHFEDAGLDPENPPKTIKELELAAEKLTIKNGKRFERIGFIPWYSQGWFYGWGWSFGGSFYDEETNTLTANDPKNVEALQWITDFAQKYNVEDISGFTDSQGAGALDPFLTEQISMKIDGNFGVANIEKFKPDLNYGVFPIPTPSGTDHATWSGGWSVVMPKGVKNKEAAWRFLEFFGGEEAQKIYNEVYTSFSVIDSVNEEIGYKEDPIFKQFIDILPESNSRPVMTEGSLYWNELATAVENSIRGIGTPEENLNKVNEKVSKALDK from the coding sequence ATGTTGAACGTGAAAAGTAAATTTAAGATAACAAGTATTGTGTTTGCCATAATCATTTCTGTGGTTTTGGTTGGCTGCTCTTCAAGTCCAGAGGATGATAATAGTGGGAAAAAAGATACCATTACTTTTTGGCACCCATATGGTAGTGAATCTGGTGATGCAATAGCTGCTGTTATTGAAGAGTTTGAAAAGCAACATTCCACTATAAACGTCGATGCTGTATATATAGCAAATCAAGGAGAAGGTCAAAATGAAAAACTTCTTACAGCAATAGCTGGAGGAAATCCTCCCGATGTAGCTTATTTTGATAGGTTTGAAATTAATTCTTGGGCATCACAAGGATCGCTCGAAGATTTGACTGTTCTGGCTGAAGAAGCAGGAATTACAAAGGATAGATACTATCCATTTGCATGGGAAGAAGCTAGCTATGATGGGAAATTGTATGGAATACCAACAACTACTGACGCTAGGTTAGTCTATTATAATAAAGATCATTTTGAAGATGCAGGGTTAGATCCAGAAAATCCTCCAAAAACTATAAAAGAACTAGAACTTGCTGCAGAAAAGCTTACGATTAAAAATGGTAAACGGTTTGAAAGAATTGGTTTTATTCCTTGGTATAGTCAAGGGTGGTTTTATGGTTGGGGTTGGTCTTTCGGAGGAAGCTTTTATGATGAAGAAACAAATACACTAACAGCTAATGATCCAAAGAACGTTGAAGCTTTGCAGTGGATAACAGATTTTGCGCAAAAATATAATGTTGAAGATATTTCCGGATTTACTGATTCACAGGGGGCAGGAGCACTGGATCCGTTTCTTACAGAGCAAATCAGCATGAAAATTGATGGTAATTTTGGAGTTGCGAATATCGAGAAGTTTAAACCCGATTTAAATTATGGAGTGTTTCCAATACCTACACCATCCGGTACAGATCATGCAACTTGGTCTGGTGGTTGGTCGGTCGTTATGCCAAAGGGAGTAAAAAACAAAGAAGCCGCCTGGAGGTTTTTGGAATTCTTTGGTGGTGAAGAAGCACAGAAGATTTACAATGAAGTCTACACAAGCTTTTCCGTAATTGATTCTGTTAACGAAGAAATTGGCTATAAAGAAGATCCTATCTTTAAACAATTCATTGATATTCTACCTGAATCAAATAGTCGGCCAGTAATGACGGAAGGCTCTCTTTATTGGAACGAGTTAGCAACAGCTGTAGAAAATTCAATCAGAGGTATTGGGACTCCTGAGGAGAACTTGAATAAAGTAAATGAAAAAGTTAGTAAAGCATTAGATAAGTAA
- a CDS encoding carbohydrate ABC transporter permease has product MKTHKKKNRKLLKGSTTAGLLFASPWLIGLILFYAYPLIASIYFSFTDYSILQPGKFIGLNNYKELFNDQLFWKSIYNTIYFAVYFVPLSIIFGVALAMALNMKVKGMGIYRTIFFLPTLVPHVALAVLWMWLLNPGFGLVNDILGAVGISGPSWLGSVTWSKPSLILMSLWGIGQPVIIYLAGLSDIPEDFYEAAEVDGANWFQKTFHITLPLLTPVIFFNLVMGVIAAFQQFTLPYTLTQGQGTPANSLTFYVMYLYDNAFKYFKMGYASAMAWILFLIIMILTAIIFASSKRWVHYQDK; this is encoded by the coding sequence TTGAAAACACACAAAAAAAAGAATCGGAAGCTTTTAAAAGGATCAACAACAGCGGGATTGCTCTTTGCTTCACCCTGGCTGATAGGTTTGATATTGTTTTATGCCTACCCGTTAATTGCATCAATTTATTTTAGTTTTACAGATTATAGTATATTGCAACCAGGGAAATTTATTGGATTGAATAATTATAAGGAATTATTCAATGATCAGTTATTTTGGAAATCAATATATAATACAATCTATTTTGCAGTCTATTTTGTGCCGTTAAGCATAATTTTTGGTGTAGCTTTGGCGATGGCCTTGAATATGAAAGTAAAAGGGATGGGGATTTATCGCACAATATTCTTTTTACCAACTCTTGTTCCACACGTAGCTCTGGCAGTACTATGGATGTGGCTCTTAAACCCTGGTTTTGGATTAGTAAATGATATCTTAGGTGCGGTTGGTATTAGTGGTCCTAGTTGGCTTGGGAGTGTAACTTGGTCAAAACCATCATTGATCTTGATGTCACTTTGGGGAATAGGACAACCAGTAATAATCTACCTTGCCGGATTAAGTGATATTCCAGAGGATTTTTATGAAGCTGCAGAAGTTGATGGGGCTAATTGGTTCCAAAAAACATTTCATATTACATTACCATTATTAACGCCAGTTATTTTTTTTAACTTGGTTATGGGAGTTATAGCTGCTTTTCAACAATTTACATTACCTTATACATTGACTCAAGGACAAGGCACCCCAGCTAATTCATTGACGTTTTATGTCATGTATTTATATGATAATGCTTTTAAGTATTTTAAAATGGGATATGCTTCCGCAATGGCTTGGATCCTTTTCCTGATAATTATGATCTTGACAGCTATAATATTTGCATCTTCAAAACGCTGGGTACATTACCAAGATAAATAA
- a CDS encoding carbohydrate ABC transporter permease, which yields MEPKIKKRLQVIVAQACLIVASAFFLIPFLWMLSTSLKDITQVFTFPPEWIPRPFNWENYVEATEYIPFFTYLKNTVLITVFSTIGVIISCPLVAYSFAKLEWRGRNSMFIITIAVMMIPAQVTMIPLFLLFNKIGWVGTSLPLIIPAFFGVPFSIFLLRQFFRGLPDTLRDAAKIDGASEFRIYWQIMLPLAKPAVLAVGLFQFMASWTDFMGPLIYLTNDMQYTLSLGLQQFQSQKGTEWGLMMAVSTMMTLPIIILFFFLQKTFIQGITFSGIK from the coding sequence ATGGAACCGAAAATAAAAAAGAGGCTTCAAGTGATAGTGGCACAAGCATGTTTAATTGTGGCATCAGCTTTTTTCCTTATTCCATTTTTATGGATGCTTTCCACTTCATTAAAGGACATAACACAAGTTTTCACATTTCCACCTGAATGGATTCCTAGGCCATTTAATTGGGAAAACTATGTCGAAGCAACAGAGTATATACCGTTTTTTACTTATTTAAAAAACACAGTATTAATTACAGTATTCAGTACAATTGGTGTTATTATTTCTTGCCCTCTAGTAGCATACAGTTTTGCAAAATTAGAATGGCGAGGCCGGAATTCTATGTTTATTATTACGATTGCAGTAATGATGATTCCAGCTCAAGTTACAATGATTCCGTTATTTTTGCTATTCAATAAGATTGGATGGGTAGGAACATCATTACCATTAATTATACCAGCATTCTTTGGAGTTCCTTTCTCTATATTCTTATTGCGTCAATTTTTTAGGGGGCTCCCTGATACTCTAAGAGACGCTGCAAAAATCGATGGAGCTAGTGAGTTCCGTATATATTGGCAGATTATGCTACCATTAGCGAAACCGGCAGTTTTAGCTGTTGGGCTATTCCAATTTATGGCTAGTTGGACAGATTTTATGGGGCCATTAATTTACTTAACAAACGATATGCAATATACGTTATCGCTAGGACTGCAGCAATTTCAAAGTCAGAAAGGTACTGAGTGGGGACTTATGATGGCAGTATCTACGATGATGACATTGCCAATTATTATTTTATTTTTCTTTTTACAAAAAACATTTATTCAAGGGATTACATTTAGTGGTATTAAATAA